The Paraburkholderia agricolaris genome includes the window ATCGTGTCGGCGCGATCCAGCAGCTTGAGCGTGTACGGCGCGGTAACGGTAATGCCGCCGGCGGCGCGAATCGGACCAGGCTCACTCGCACATACCGCAAAGCGATACCAGTCCACGCCGAGTTCGGGACGTTCGAGCGCGAACAGTTCGGTCACGCAGCCGAATTCGAACGTACAGAGCCGGTCGTAAGCCAGTGCAACAACGAGATGATTTTGCATGGCGTGATGTTACCGGATATTGACGATTACGCCACTTATCCGGCAACTCAGGTACCGCGACAATGAAGGCTCCTGAATCGCCTCGCGATGCCTTCACGCTCACTCCCTACCGGAACCTTGCCATGCCCGATCACAACGCGGTCTCCTCCACCAACCCCGTCACCGCTATCGCCGCTGCCGATAGCACCGCCGCCGTCGCTCACTTCCAGGCGTCGCTGCAATTCGAAACCGATTGCGCCGACGTCAGCGCGGCATTCGCGAGCGGCACGCCCGGCTTCGTGCTGCTCGACGTGCGTAGCCCGGCGCTGTTCGAACAAGGCCACGTGCCGGGCGCGCTGAACCTGCCGCACGGCAAAATCGTGGCGTCGAAGCTCGCGGCTTACCCGCCGGACACGCTCTTCGTCACCTACTGCGCGGGTCCGCACTGCAACGGCGCCGCACGCGGCGCGCTGCGTCTCGCGCAACTGGGACGGCCCGTCAAATTGATGATCGGCGGCGTCACGGGCTGGCTCGACGAGGGGTTCGCCCTGGCTTGAAGCACGGTCAAATTACCGCCAGGCTGCAGCCAGACGCGGGAGGATCAAACCCCATCACTAACATATTGAAAATCAATTAAATAAACGCCGCGAACTGTCGATAACAGGTTCAGCCGCTTCCCTTTCGCGGTTGGACTTAACATGCAGAGCTCATACAATTTTTGGCTGGTTGTAATCTCGTTCCTCGTCGCGGCGCTAGCGTCCTATACGGCGCTCGATTTGACAGGCCGCATCTTCACGCTGGCATCGGTTCGTCTGCGGCGCGCGTGGCGCCTGGGCGGCGCAGCGGCGCTCGGTGTCGGGATCTGGTCGATGCACTTCATCGCGATGCTCGCCTTTTCGCTGCCGATCCCGCTCGGCTACGATTTCGCGACGACCGCTTTTTCGCTCGGCCTCGCGATCGGCGTCTCGTATCTGGCACTGGTCGTGACGACCCAGACGCGGCTTACCCCGCTTCGGCTCGTAGCCGGCGGCGTGCTGATGGGCTTCGGCATTGCCGGCATGCACTACACCGGCATGGCCGCCATGCAGATGGCGCCGGGCATCCATTACCGTCCGGCCTGGTTCGCCGCTTCGCTGGTGATCGCGATCGGCGCGTCGACCGCCGCGCTATGGATGGCGCGCGCACTCAGTAACGACGACGAACGCCACGTCGTGCACAAACGCTTCGGCGCCGCGCTGGTGATGGGCGTCGCGATCAGCGGCATGCATTACACCGGCATGGCGGCCGCCGAGTTTCTGCCGGGCGCCGTGTGCGGCGCGGCTAAGGGCGTGAACGCCGAATGGCTGGCGACCTCGGTGATCCTGTTCACGTTTGCGATTCTGATCGTGACGCTGATGTTGTCGCGTTTCGATGCGCGCACCAGCTTCCTGATCGGCTCGGTATCGAAACTGAACGGTCAGATCGTGCGGCTCGCCACCCTCGACACGCTGACCGGCCTGCCCAACCGCAGCACGCTCACCGACCGCATCGAACACGCGATTCATGGCGCGCGCCGGCAGCGTTCGCTGTTCGCCATTCTGTTCATGGATCTCGACGGCTTCAAGACCATTAACGATTCGCTCGGCCACTCGGCCGGCGACGAAGTGCTGTCCGCGTTCGCCCAGCGTCTCCTGCTATGCGTGCGTGCAAGCGACACCGTCGCCCGTCTGGGCGGCGACGAGTTCGTCGTGCTGTCCGAAAACCTGGATTCACGCGAAGATGCCGGCACGATCGCCGAAGGCGTGCTCGACCGGATGCGCCGCGGCATCTGGACCGACTCGCAGCCGCTGCAGGTGATGCCGAGCATCGGCATCGCGCTCTACCCGCACGACGGCGACAGCGTCGACACGCTGCTCAAACATGCCGACGCGGCCATGTATGAAGCCAAGCGCGCGGGCCGCAGCACCTATCGCTTCTTCGAACAAAGCATGAACGAAGCCGCGACGCGTACGCTGCAAATTCAGAGTGCGCTGCATGAAGCGCTCACCGCCGGACATTTCTCGCTGCACTTCCAGCCGAAGTTCCACGGCAGCGGCGACTCGCTGGCGGGCGCCGAAGCGCTGATCCGCCTGAATCATCCGCAGCTTGGCGCGCTGGCGCCGCTCGAGTTCGTGCCGATTGCCGAGCGCTCGGGCCAGATCGTACAGATCGGCTACTGGGTCATGCGTGAAACCTGCCGGCAGATTCGCCGCTGGGTCGCGCAAGGCCTGCCGTCGATGAAAGTGGCGATCAATCTGTCGCCGCGCCAGTTGTCGCAACCGAGCCTCGTCCCAACGATGCTCGAGATCGTCAAGGAGGAAGGCGTGCAATGCGAACAGATCATGTTCGAAATCACCGAATCCGTCGCGATGCAGGACGCGCCTAAAACCATCGAAATGATCCGCGAGTTTCAGGCAAGCGGCTTTGAAATCGCCATCGACGATTTCGGCACCGGCTATTCCAGCCTCGCTTACCTGCAGCGCTTTCGCGTCAAGCAACTGAAAATCGACCGCTTCTTCACCAACGGCCTCGACGAGCACGGACCGGAAGGCAGCGCGATCGTCTCCGCGATCATTGCGCTCGCGCACTCGCTGGAGATGGACGTCGTGGCCGAAGGCGTCGAGACCGAATCGCAGCTCGACAAGCTCAAGTCCATGATGTGCGACGAGATGCAAGGCTTCCTGCTAGGCAAGCCGCTTAGCGCCGACGATTTCGGTGAACTGCTCCGTGAGAGGATGATGACGGCATGAGCATCCGGATCCGCTCGAAACGCGCAGGGGCGCGCCACGAAGGTGTCCGTCGCCGTGTCCCTCGCTGCGCGACCCCGTTTTACCGATAAGCAGGAACAGACAGATTGGCGGCTGGAGATTTCATGAAAATTGACGTAGCGACGTTCCAAACGGTATGGCTGATCCTGTTTCTGTGCAGCGCCCTCATCACGACGGCGCTTTCGCGCATGTTCGCGCAGGTCGGCGCCTTCCGCTTCTGGGCCATCGGCTTTTATCTGCTTGCCACCGCCACGGCATCGTTCGCGTTGCACAAGATCTGGCCCAGCGACCTGCTGCTACTGGCCACCGCGACGCTGGCGTTGCTAAGCCGCATTCTGATCTGGTCGGGCACGCGCGACCTGTTCGGCGCAGCGCCGCGGTGGCGCAGCGGCGTTGCCGTCACTGCCGTGTTTGCCGTGCTGCATGGGAGCATGCTGGCATTGAACGCGCCGCTGGGCGTCCGTGCGCTCCTACTGGCGCTGTTTTTCCTGCCGTGCCGCGCGGCGACGCTGTATGAAGTGTGCCGCCGGCGCCGTCCGCATCTCGGGCCGGCACGTGTGCTGGTGGTCGTGGGCAGCATCATCGCGATGCTCAATGTCATCGTGCCGCTCCTGCTCGTCCTGCTGAATCGGGCCAATATGACGCTGCTCTACGGCAATCCTCGCACCACCTCGGCGCTTTACGCAGTGGTGTTTGCAGGTGATCTGCTGTTGACCGTCGGCTTGATCGTGCTGGCCTTGCGCCAGCTGGTCACCGAACGCGACATGCTCGCCACGCTCGACCGCGGCGCGCTGGAACATCTCGCCGGAGCACGGCAAATGCGGGCACTGCGCGATTCGCGGCTGCCGCGCGGCGACGTGCTCGGTCACGACACGTCCACGCAACGCCAGTCGCTGCCGGGAGCGATTTGACGCGGCGCGCGGGCCGCTTGAGAACCCCTGTTGGCGGCTCGTTGTCCCGTTCATTACTTTAGCCGCCGGTCAGGCGCTCGTTAAGCGCTAATTGGTCGCTCATTAATCGCGCATTAGTCGCGCATTAGTCGCGCATTAGCCGATTAGCCGGCCTTGCGTTCCTCCCGTGCGCTATCGGCCACCTCGACGAGCATCGGCGTCACCGTCTGCGCGGCTTCACGCCTCGCCAGCTTGCCGTCCACCGAGGCGCCGCAATCCATCCGCAACTGCTGGTAGTAGATGCTGCCGGTCACGTGCGCGCCGCTTTGCAACTCGACAAAGTGATCGGCGATCACGTCGCCGACGATCCGGCCGTTGACCACCACGTCATAGCCATGCACGTTACCCTCGATCGAGCCGCGCTCGCTCAATACCAGCAGCGTCTGCGCACCCGGCTCGCCGCTGACGTTGCCCGTCACGTGGCCGTCCATGCGCAGGCCGTCGCTAAACAGGAGATCGCCCGTGATCCGCACGTCATGGGCGATGAGTGTGGCGAGCTTCGTCTGCTGGATGCCCGCGTGCTTTTTCTTGCTGAACATAAATACCTCGTGAGAATGAAAATGTTCGTCGCGCGATGTCTTCCGGGCGACGATCCGGGGTGCTGTTGCCTGGTTGTTCCTGCCGGGTTGCCTGGTTACCGGGTTGCGCGGTTGTTGTGCCGCATGCGCGGCAGTCAGCGGCGCGGCTCCGGCGGCTTCGCTTTGCTCTGCCCGCGCAGAAACTGCAGTTCGGCATTCAATCTCGCGACGTCGGCGGCGGCGCCATCCGCGGTTTTCTGCACCGCGGCACGCGCCACCGATTCCTGCGCCAACGCAAGCCGCGCGCGGGCTAGCTCCCTCTGTTCGCTGCCTTCATCCGCGGGTGCCGCAGTGCATTGAAGCTCCGATGTGCCGGCGCGCTGCGCGTGCCACGCCACAACGGCCGCCGCGCCGCCAGCCGCGCTGAGTGCGCACACCAGAACCCACAGGGCCGCGCGAAAACCCGGCGAGCGTGCGGGCTGCAACGTGTAGGCGCGCTGCGTCAGACGGCCCGCATCGCGGGAGAAACGTCGGTCAACCATGGGGCGGGGGCGCGAATAGCGCAAGGTAAGCGGCCGGGTTGACCGGCGCGCCGTTGACCAGTACTTCGAAATGCAGATGCGGCCCGGTGGAGCGGCCGGTGGAACCGACGTCGGCGACATACTGGCGCGGCAGCACCAGATCGCCGACATGCGCAACGACGCGGGACGCGTGGCCGTAACGGGTCACGAGCCCGTTGCCGTGATCGATCTCGACGCAGTTGCCATAGCCCGATTTCTCACCGGCGAAGATCACCCGGCCGCCTGCTGCCGCCAGAATCGGCGTACCGGTTCTAGCGACCAGGTCGATGCCCGGATGAAAACTCAAACGATGGGTGAACGGATCGGTGCGGTTGCCAAACGGTGAGCCGAAGCGCGCGCCGTCGGCGGGCATGCGGCCGGGGAAGGCGGCGTAGGCGATCGCGTGGTCGGCGGTTTGCTGCTCGAGCGCGGACAGCGTCGCCGCGATGCAATCCAGTTGTTGCCGGGTGTGCGCGGCATCGGCATGACCGGCCGCTTGCGGCATGACATCCGTACACCGGCGCGGCGGTAAAGACGGGCCGCCTTCGCCGTCGGTTGCGGACAGGTCGGGTTCGGAGGCGGCGCCCGGCGTAACTGAGGTAGCCGGGATGGCCGGAGTGGCTGAAGTAGCGGGTGCGCGCGGCGCCGGCCGCGGTGTATTCAGACGTGTTTCGAAATCGCGCAACGCGTCGACCTGCATCGTCAGGCGCGCGATGCGCGGTTCGATCTGCGCCACGGATGCGTTCAGCTTGCCGAGTTGATCAATCGCATAGTCGTGCTCGACACGGTTCGCCACTTGCTCGCCGGCGGCGTCGTGTGCCGGCCAATGCATGCCGATCGCGATGCCTGCGGCGAGCGCCAGCGCCGCCGCGCCGAACGCAGTGGCAACCACGATGGTCAGCACGGTGCGGCGCGTCACGAAACTGACCGGGCCGCTGGAAAACCTGCGGCCAGCGCCAAACATGGAGGACATCAGCAGCTCCCGGCACGCGCCATGAGGCGCGCGCAAGGCAGCGTACGGGCGATACGAGACACGCTCAACACGCATGGTGTGTTGAGCGCGCCACGCGTGTTGAACTGGCAAAAACAGGAAAGGAAATCGGCGAACAGGACTGACTGCATGCGGCATCAACCGGACAACCTACCGGTTGCGATAATGGACAAAGGGGGACGATTATCGCCTGGCATCACGAACCATCATCTCAAATACGGAGAGCAGCTGACGAGTCCGCACTCACACTCACCGCGCCGCCAGACGCGGCTCGCTCCGATCAAACCCGTCCAGGTCACGAAGCCGTGCAACCAGCGCATCGCTGGCACGCGTCATCGGCATGCGCAACCCGTCGCGTATCAGGCCTTGCGCTGCAAGCAGGGCCTTCACCGGCGCCGGGTTCGGTTCGGCAAACAGCGCCTGGATCAATGGCGCGAGCTCATGAAAGATACGCCGCCCTTCGTCGAGGCGGCCCGCCGATAACGCACGATACAGCGCGACGAACCGCTCCGGTCGCAGATGCGCGGAGGCCGCGATCGCCCCGCTCCCACCCAGGCACAGGGTGTTGAACAGATTGATGTCCTCGCCGGTCAGCACCTGCAGGCGGCCATCGCGAATCAGTGCGAGCGTGGTCTCGAGCGAACCGGCGCAATCCTTCACCGCCTGAATTCGCGGATGCGCAGCCAGCGTCAGGAGCGTGTCGAGTTCGAGCCGAACACCGGTTCGATAGGGAATGTCGTACAGCACGACAGGCTTCTCGCTCGCATCGGCAAGCGCCAGGAAATGCCCGACGATGCCCGCCTGCGAAGGCCGGATGTAGTACGGCGCGGCCATCAGCACGCCGGCGATCGGCAGTGCGTTCAGTTGCCCGATGCGCGCCTGCATGCTCGCCGTGTGATTGCCCGACACGCCGACCAGCACGGGCAGGGCCTGCGTACCCGCGCGTTGGGCGGCGGCCTGCGCCTCATCGAGAATCGTCGCCAGCACGGCGTCCTGCTCGGCGTCGTCGAGCGCGGCTGGCTCGCCAGTCGTGCCGAGTGCGACCAGCCCGGCAATGCCCGCGTCGGCATAGCGGCGCACCAGCGCGCGCAGCGCGGCGTGATCTACCTCGCCGTCGGCGAATGGCGTGATGAGCGGAACCCAGATACCCGAAAAAATAGACATGTTTTTACCTCGATGACGACCGTATCGATTCCGATCAGCGGTGCGAGGGAGGAAAAACAGGAAATGCCGCAGGGGGCGTTGACCGGCTGTTCCGTCGCAACATCTGACGGAACAGCGGCTCCGGTCAGATGAGCGGCTGTTTTTTGGCTTTGGCGTTGACGTTCGCGAGATTCACGCGTGCGACCACGACGCTCGCAAAAGCGAGACGTGCGGTGGTTGACGGGCGGAGTCGGAACGTTTGGCCGGAATGCATGACACGCAGTTTAACCGCGTCCGGCGCGAGTTGGCAAAGCGGGCCGGCCAAACTCGCAAAATTGCTTGACTTCTGCGACAGGGAAACTAATATACGCACCGCGTACATAGACGATACGCAGCCCTTTCCCGACAGGTGCCCGCATGAGCGTCCCACAACAAGCCTTCCTACGCGACGCGATGCGTCGCATGAACATGACCCGCGAAACGTTCGCGAGCCGTATCGGCGTGTCACGCCGCGCACTCGACACCTGGCTGCTGCCGGACGATTCGCAGGAATCGCGCGCCATGCCGGAGATCGTGGAGCGTTTCGTGTCGGAAATCGTGGTGCATGGCGAGCCGGGCGAAAAGCATACGCAAAGCGTAGACTCGCAGTCGCTTGCCAGCCAGATGCTGTTCGAGGGCAAACCGCAACTGCTGTCCGTCGATCAGTTCTCGCGCGACTCGGTCGAAGCACTGTTTCGCGTCGCCGACATCATGCAGCCGATCGCGCGGCGCCGGAAAATCTCCCGCGTGCTCGAAGGCGCGGTGCTCGGCAATCTGTTTTTCGAGGCCAGCACCCGGACCCGCGTGAGCTTCGGCGCGGCGTTCTGCCGGCTCGGCGGCTCGGTGTGCGACACCACCGGCTTCACGTTTTCGTCGATGGCCAAGGGCGAGTCGATTTACGACACCAGCCGCGTGATGAGCGGCTATGTGGATGCGCTGGTAATCCGTCATCCGGAGCAAGGCTCGGTGGCCGAATTCGCGCGCGCCACCAACGTGCCGGTGATCAACGGCGGCGACGGCCCGGGCGAGCACCCGAGCCAGGCGCTGCTCGACCTGTACACGATCCAGCGCGAGTTCTCGCGGCTCGGCAAGATTGTCGACGGCGCGCATATCGCGCTGGTCGGCGACCTGAAATACGGCCGCACGGTGCATTCGCTGGTCAAGCTGCTGGCGCTCTATCGCGGCATCAAGTTCACGCTGATCTCGCCGCCCATGCTCGAAATGCCGAGCTACATCATCGAGCAGATTTCACGCAACGATCATGTGATCGAGCAAACTCACGATCTGACCGCCGGCCTGCGCGGCGCCGACGTGGTGTACGCCACGCGTATTCAGAAAGAGCGCTTCACCGACGAATCGTTCGAAGGCTACACACCGGATTTCCAGATCAATCAGGCGCTGATGGACAGCGTATGCGGTGCCGACACGTTGATCATGCACCCGCTGCCGCGCGACAGCCGGCCGGGCGCGAACGATCTGAGCGTCGACCTGAATCACGATCCGCGGCTGGCGATTTTCCGGCAGACCGATAACGGTATTCCGGTGCGGATGGCGATTTTCGCGGTGCTGCTGGGCGTCGAAAAGCTGGTCCAGCATTCGATGCGCGACGCCGCATGGCGACCGCCCGCTTATCTCGGTCCGGACGACGCGGTGTTTCATGGCATCGATTGATCGCCCGACGATCGACTGAGACCCGCCTATGCAAAGCGGCCTTGCTGTGAACCGGCAAGGCCGCTTTTTTTACGCTGCCGCAAACAGGTCCGATCAGGCCCGAGCGGGTCGTTACATGCTCAACCCCACGCGTGCTGCGAGTTGCCGTCCACCACCGTGCATTGCAGGCCTGACATACGGCCGGCCGCGTCGATTGCCGCCTCCAGTTCAGCAAACGGATACGACTTCAACTCGACCGCATCGAGTGCGATCTGCCCCGACGCCACCATCGAAATCAACGCGAGATAGTCAGCGCGCGTGTACATGAAGTGGCCGATCAACTCCCAGTTGTTCTGCAACATCTCCCGGTACGTAATCGGCAAATCCACTTGCATGCTGCCCATCAGCACGAGCCGGCCGCCGCGGCGCAGGCTGCGCAATGTGGCGAGGGTCGCGTTCGCATCGGTCGCGTGACCGACCATGTCGAACCCGAGGTCCACACCGCCACCGCTCGCGGCACGAATCGCCGCCGTGTCTTGCACGACGTCGCCGGTCAGTACGACAGGCACCACACGCCCACGGCCTTGCTCGACCAGCGCTTGCAGCGGTTCCAGCCGCCGGCCCAACGCGACGACCTTGCTCGCACCGAGTGCCAGCGCCGCGATCACGGCCGCCGAGCCGAAGTAACCGCTCGCGCCGTTGACCGCCACCGTCTCGCCCGCCGACAGACGGCCGCGCCGGAGCCCGCCAAACGGCACCGCGAATTTGCCCAGCACCGCCAGACGGGCGGCGTCGACCTCATCCAGACCATCCAGCGCGATGACGGTCGAGGCCGGAAATTCGGCCAGTTCACGCAACGTGCCGTGCGGAAAGTCAGCCATCAACGCGCCGCTGTCGGCGCTGATGGCGGTGAGCCCCAGTAGCACCTGTGCGGGTTCGCGCACCGTTTCATCGGCAATCAGGTACGGATTCACGGCGACCCGTTGGCCCGCGCGGAATGCCACCATGCCCTCGCCGACCGCGACGATCCGGCCGACACCATTGGTACCGGGTGAAAACGGTCCCGGCGGACACGCATAGCCCAATTTCCCTTCGACATAGTCACGCGTGTAACTCAACAGCGGCACCGCCTCCATCCGCACCAGCACGGCATTTCGGCGCGGCTGCGATTGCGGCACTTCACGCAAGGCCAGCGCCTTGCCGGGTTCATCGAGCATCCAGGCTTTCATCTTGGTTGTCCCTCAGTTCGTTTCGGTGCTTGAACTGTAGAAGCGCGGTACGTATTCTTGAAATCAATTACTCATATGCGACCTATCAACATGATTGATCTCCGTGGCATCGATCTGAACCTGCTGGTTTCGCTCGACGCGCTGCTTGCCGAGTCGAACGTCACGCGGGCGGCGGAGCGGCTGCATCTGACCCAACCGGCGGTCTCCACGCAGCTTGCGCGCTTGCGGCAGATCTTTGGCGATCCGCTGCTGCTGCCCGCCGAAACCGGCCGTGGCATGACGCGCACGGCCCGGGCGCTGGAGTTGATGACGCCGCTGCATGCCGCGCTGAAAAATCTCGAAGCCGTGGTGCGCCACCAGTCGGCCTTCGATCCACTAAGCGACACGCGGCGCTTCGCGATCGCCGCGCACGACAACGCCACCGCGGTACTCGGCATGCGCCTGATGGAGCGCTTGCCCGCCCTCGCGGGGCCTCGCGTGCGCGTGGCGTTCGTGATGGGCGATCAGCCCATCACCGCGTCGCGGCTCGAGAACGGTGAGATCGACCTGCTGCTCGGTTCCGACCGGATGATTCCGCCGTCGATGAAAGCCCGCAAGCTCTACGACGAGCATTTCGTATTCGTGCAGCGCAAGGGGCACCCGCGCGGCACGGCCCCGCTCGATCTCGACACTTACTGCACGCTCGATCACGTGCTGGTGTCCACTAGCGGCGGCAGCTTTCACGGTTTCATGGACGAGCATCTTGACGAACTCGGCCGCGAGCGGCACGTCGCGCTGTCGGTTCAGCACTTCACGCTGGTGCCGGAACTGCTGTCAAAAACCGACTATGTGTCGACGCTGCCGTCGCGCTTCGCGGCACGCTACGCCGATCGGCTCGATACCTTTGCGCTGCCGTTCGACGCACGCGGCTTCACGTTGTATGCGGCGTGGCATCCACGCAACCAGGCCGATCCGGCGCTCGTGTGGCTGCGCGAAACGCTAGCTGAACTCGCCGCGCAGTAGAACGCCGGGTGGGTACGCCGCCCCTTTTGGCCAGAAAGGGTCAATCGCACGCTACTCGTACCGATCGTGCAACAGAAACAAATTCACCTCTGTGCAGTCGCCAAATTCTCGCATTCCCCCTCCATTTCTACCGATTGGCCCGCTAATTCCATCTGTCGGCCCACGCATTCCGCCCCGCACCCCGAGATTTTATGTTGAGAACGCTTCTCAATTACAGACATATTGCATAGAATGCACGCCGAAAACACTTTGTAATAAACATGACATGTCCGGGTAAGGAACAGCTTGTCTACCCGGCCACCTGCACTCAACAACGGGGATAAAAATGAAGTTGCGGTCCGACGAACCGAAGCTCGGCAAAATCAGCACGACGCTGTGCGGCATGCTGGCGGCAGGTCCTGCCCTCGCACAAGGCACGCCCGGCACCACGCCGCCGGACACGGAAAACCAGTTCGCGCCGATTGCCGTGCAAGGTCAACTGGATGACGGCTTCAAGACCGATCACTCGGCGTCGGTCAAATTCACGGCACCGCTGGTCGATACGCCGAAGTCGGTCACCGTGATTCCGCAGGAGTTGATCAGGAGCACGGGCGCCTCGACCTTGACCGAAGCGTTGCGCACGGTGCCGGGCATCACCTTCGGCGCAGGCGAAGGCGGCAACCCGCTCGGCGACCGGCCCTTCATTCGCGGCTACGACGCTCAGGGCAGCACCTTCGTCGACGGCATGCGCGACATCGGCGCGACCACCCGTGAAGTGTTCAACATCGAAAGCGTTGAAGTGACCAAGGGTTCGGATGGCGCCTACGGCGGCCGCGGCGGCGCGGGCGGCAGCATCAACCTGATCACCAAGACCCCGCATCTGGGCAATTCCGCCGACGGCAGCGTCGGCCTCGGCACTGATCGCTACCGCCGCTTCACCGCGGACGGCAACTGGCAGATGGCCGATCATGCCGCGTTCCGCCTGAACGTGATGAGCCACAACAACGACGTGGCCGGCCGCGATGCGGTCAATAACGGACGCTGGGGCATCGCGCCGTCGTTCACCTACGGTCTCGGCACGCCTACCCGCGTCACGGCGAGTTACTACCATCTCTCGACCGACGACCTGCCCGACAGCGGTATTCCGTACTTCTACACAACCACCAACAAACCGGCCAGCGTCGACACGATCTATCCGGCCAATGTAGACCGCCATAACTTTTATGGCCTGATCGACCGCGATTTCCGCAAGACGACTTCGGACGTCGGCACGGTGCGCATCGAACACGACATCAACAGCAACCTCACGATCCGCAACACCACGCGTTATACGAAGTCCACCCAGGACTACATCTGGACGCAGCCGGACGACAGCCAGGGCAACGTCGTCAACGGCATGGTGTGGCGCCGCGCGAACACGCGTGCCAGCGACGTCTACAGCCTCGCGAACCAGACCGAACTGTTCGGCGAGTTCAGGACCGGCTTCCTGAAGCACAGCTTCACTACCGGCCTCGAACTGTCGCGTGAAACCAGCGTGAATGATTCGTACACCGTGGCCGCCGCCACCGGCGCGATCTGCAGGACCAACGGTATCGGCGCGGCGTCGGGCTACAACTGCACGAGCCTGTGGTCGCCGAATCCTAACGACCCGTGGGCCGGTTCGGTCAAGCAGACCAACGATCCGAGCGAGCAGCGCACCGTCACCAAATCGCTGTACGCGTTCGATACGATCGAACTCACGAAACGCTGGCAGGCCAACGTCGGCTTGCGGGTCGACGACTACTCGACCGATTTCCGCAATACAGTAGCCAACGGCGGCAAGCGCACCTCGCGCGACGACACGCTGTTCAACTACCAGTTCGGCCTCGTCTTCAAACCGGCGTCCAACGGCAGCATCTATGCGTCGATTGCAACCTCGTCGACGCCGGCCGGCGCCCTGCTCGGCCAGGGCAGCGAGACGCAGTCGCTGACGCCGGGCCGTGGCGGTGTCGGTGCGAACGCGGATCAACTCGCCCCGGAAAAGAACCGCAGCATCGAACTCGGCACCAAGTGGAATATGCTGAACAACCAGCTCTCGCTGACCGGCGCGCTGTTCCAGATCGATACGACCAACGCCCGCGTCACGCTGCCGAACAACGAATACGCGATGGTCGGCAACAAGCGCGTGCAAGGCTTCGAATTCGGCGTAGCGGGTAAGCTGACCAGCAAGTGGCAGGTGTTCGGCGGCTACACATACATGAAGAGCCAGTTGCGCGACAACGGCAAGACCGCGTCGGATAACGGCCATCAGTTCCCGAATA containing:
- a CDS encoding bactofilin family protein; this translates as MFSKKKHAGIQQTKLATLIAHDVRITGDLLFSDGLRMDGHVTGNVSGEPGAQTLLVLSERGSIEGNVHGYDVVVNGRIVGDVIADHFVELQSGAHVTGSIYYQQLRMDCGASVDGKLARREAAQTVTPMLVEVADSAREERKAG
- the dapA gene encoding 4-hydroxy-tetrahydrodipicolinate synthase, which gives rise to MSIFSGIWVPLITPFADGEVDHAALRALVRRYADAGIAGLVALGTTGEPAALDDAEQDAVLATILDEAQAAAQRAGTQALPVLVGVSGNHTASMQARIGQLNALPIAGVLMAAPYYIRPSQAGIVGHFLALADASEKPVVLYDIPYRTGVRLELDTLLTLAAHPRIQAVKDCAGSLETTLALIRDGRLQVLTGEDINLFNTLCLGGSGAIAASAHLRPERFVALYRALSAGRLDEGRRIFHELAPLIQALFAEPNPAPVKALLAAQGLIRDGLRMPMTRASDALVARLRDLDGFDRSEPRLAAR
- a CDS encoding M23 family metallopeptidase, which codes for MSSMFGAGRRFSSGPVSFVTRRTVLTIVVATAFGAAALALAAGIAIGMHWPAHDAAGEQVANRVEHDYAIDQLGKLNASVAQIEPRIARLTMQVDALRDFETRLNTPRPAPRAPATSATPAIPATSVTPGAASEPDLSATDGEGGPSLPPRRCTDVMPQAAGHADAAHTRQQLDCIAATLSALEQQTADHAIAYAAFPGRMPADGARFGSPFGNRTDPFTHRLSFHPGIDLVARTGTPILAAAGGRVIFAGEKSGYGNCVEIDHGNGLVTRYGHASRVVAHVGDLVLPRQYVADVGSTGRSTGPHLHFEVLVNGAPVNPAAYLALFAPPPHG
- a CDS encoding aspartate carbamoyltransferase, which codes for MSVPQQAFLRDAMRRMNMTRETFASRIGVSRRALDTWLLPDDSQESRAMPEIVERFVSEIVVHGEPGEKHTQSVDSQSLASQMLFEGKPQLLSVDQFSRDSVEALFRVADIMQPIARRRKISRVLEGAVLGNLFFEASTRTRVSFGAAFCRLGGSVCDTTGFTFSSMAKGESIYDTSRVMSGYVDALVIRHPEQGSVAEFARATNVPVINGGDGPGEHPSQALLDLYTIQREFSRLGKIVDGAHIALVGDLKYGRTVHSLVKLLALYRGIKFTLISPPMLEMPSYIIEQISRNDHVIEQTHDLTAGLRGADVVYATRIQKERFTDESFEGYTPDFQINQALMDSVCGADTLIMHPLPRDSRPGANDLSVDLNHDPRLAIFRQTDNGIPVRMAIFAVLLGVEKLVQHSMRDAAWRPPAYLGPDDAVFHGID
- a CDS encoding putative bifunctional diguanylate cyclase/phosphodiesterase, whose product is MQSSYNFWLVVISFLVAALASYTALDLTGRIFTLASVRLRRAWRLGGAAALGVGIWSMHFIAMLAFSLPIPLGYDFATTAFSLGLAIGVSYLALVVTTQTRLTPLRLVAGGVLMGFGIAGMHYTGMAAMQMAPGIHYRPAWFAASLVIAIGASTAALWMARALSNDDERHVVHKRFGAALVMGVAISGMHYTGMAAAEFLPGAVCGAAKGVNAEWLATSVILFTFAILIVTLMLSRFDARTSFLIGSVSKLNGQIVRLATLDTLTGLPNRSTLTDRIEHAIHGARRQRSLFAILFMDLDGFKTINDSLGHSAGDEVLSAFAQRLLLCVRASDTVARLGGDEFVVLSENLDSREDAGTIAEGVLDRMRRGIWTDSQPLQVMPSIGIALYPHDGDSVDTLLKHADAAMYEAKRAGRSTYRFFEQSMNEAATRTLQIQSALHEALTAGHFSLHFQPKFHGSGDSLAGAEALIRLNHPQLGALAPLEFVPIAERSGQIVQIGYWVMRETCRQIRRWVAQGLPSMKVAINLSPRQLSQPSLVPTMLEIVKEEGVQCEQIMFEITESVAMQDAPKTIEMIREFQASGFEIAIDDFGTGYSSLAYLQRFRVKQLKIDRFFTNGLDEHGPEGSAIVSAIIALAHSLEMDVVAEGVETESQLDKLKSMMCDEMQGFLLGKPLSADDFGELLRERMMTA
- a CDS encoding rhodanese-like domain-containing protein, whose protein sequence is MPDHNAVSSTNPVTAIAAADSTAAVAHFQASLQFETDCADVSAAFASGTPGFVLLDVRSPALFEQGHVPGALNLPHGKIVASKLAAYPPDTLFVTYCAGPHCNGAARGALRLAQLGRPVKLMIGGVTGWLDEGFALA